TAAagtgtttctcaatcacatttacaAGCTTCATGGACTGCCTCTTTCCATTGTATCCGATAGGGACAAAGTTTTCACAAGTCTCTTTTGGAAAGAGTTATTCAAGTTGTCTGGGACTTCATTGTTTTACACTACTGCCTATCATCCTCAATCTGATGGGCAGACTGAGAGGTTAAATCAATGTTTAGAATGTTATTTGAGGTGTATGACACATCATTTGCCTGCTACTTGGAACAAATGGTTACCATTAGCTGAGTGGTGGTATAACAGTACTCACCATAGTAGCCTCAAGATGAGTCCCTTTGCAGCTTTATATGGCTATCACCCTCCTGAAATTCATTTTCCCCTTCCTGATTCCACTCCTGTCCAAGCTGTTACTAATTTACTTCAGGAAAGAGAGCATATGACAGAAATTATACGAGAGAATTTAACTAAGGCCCAGCATAGAATGAAACAGCAAGCCGATAAGAAAAGAGCAGAAAAAGAGTTTCAGGTTGGAGATTGGGTATATTTGAGGTTGCAGCCCTATAGACAAGTTTCTATTGCAGTTAGAAGGTCACTCAAGTTATCAGCAAGGTATTATGGGCCATTTCAGATAGTCGCTAAAGTGGGTGCAGTGGCTTATAAACTGCAATTACCTACTTCCTCTACTGTTCATCCAGTTTTTCATGTTTCCTTGTTGAAAAGGAAGGTAGGGGACAATATCACTCCAATCTTGGACCTTCCAGTTTTACAAGAATATCATACTTGGGAAGTGCATCCAGAGAAGCTGTTGCATATTAGAACTATTGAAAGAAATGGGATTCCAATTTTGCAGGGCTTAGTTAAATGGCTGCATttcagtgaagaagatgcaacttgGGAGGACCAGTCATTTTTGCAAGCTCAGTTTCCATTATTCAAACCTTCTTGGGGTCAAGAAGGTTCTAAAGGGAGGGAAATTGTCACGTATAGGAGGAGAAAGTTTAGAAATAGAAAAGAAGAGTAGTTGTTTTGGAGGGAAAAAACTGTTAGTTTGTTGAGAAGTTGTTGTAGCTGTTGAAATTAGTCAATGACAGTTATCAAGTAATACTATAAATAGCTGTCATTCATGTAATTGAGGGGCATTCTGAAATCAATAAAATCTTAGACTTCTTTCTCTCtaaatttcttctctctcttaTTCTAATTCTTAtccctatctctctctctctcttcttcattTCTGTCTATATTCTTCTAAACTCTATCTAGTCAGTAGAAACCCTTAATTCTAGGTAACTACTGACATACGCCCATTACTATAATAGAGAATAATTTTAATCAGAGATGTTCAGAGGTCAATCACATCAAATTAATCCCAAGCATTGAAACAAAAAGCagttaataaaaaagaaaatcctGAATCTTTGTAGCCCTTTGGCCTATTCAAGCTTATGAACTTGGGAAAACAAGAACCTTTATGAAACTGAACTCCATTCTACTCTTTTGCTAAGTTCAATTTTGTCACGTTCTCAAAAACTGAAAGAACATAAGCATAAACAAAATTTGTATCTATTTTCGTCCATCACTTGTTTTCTTAGCAATACAAGCATTTCTAACTCTAGAAGAAATGATGTCATGCCATTGACCATCAGATGACATCTGCAGTTTTATGCACATGATCATATACTAAAAAAATGGAATCAGCTCATCATCGGAAAGAATGTATCAACAAGCATATATTTGTATATTACAATGAACTAAGAAACTCTGTGACATAATAACATATCAATTTTGCACCTGTAAAAAGTTTGAATGCTGTCGGTACACTCCTCCTCTGTGTAACCCAGAAAACATCAGCTTTCTTTGTCATGTACAACCCTGGATCTACGATTATAGGCTTCGCTCTTTGAAACCTACAAACATAGCAATACCCTAAAAATCCCAAAAATATAAAGAACCACAAGGCAATCAAGTTTTAACAGAATCAAGCCCAACTCACTCTTTCCAACCAATGTTGCTCGTATGATCAATGAAATTAAGATCCCTCGGCAGATAAGAAAACGTGTGCAATAGATCTATAAAGACAACAAGGAACCCCATAAAACAAAAGTAAATTCATTGCTAAATCTTATCAAAAATAGAATAAAGTAAAAAAATGAACCCACCCCATTTCACTCACCGTCCTGTGTAACAAGTGGATAATCAGACGCACTAAGATTGATGAACCAATCCCAATCCCCACCCTCTCTCAACAATATCGCCGCCGCGTGCAGAGTATTAGCGACCATGGTGGGACCTCTGTACGTTACAAGATTAGCTTTAGTGATCATCTGCACATTACCAAACTTGATGAAAACCGGATGATTCCTGACATAATTATTCAGATCCAACCGCTCCTCAGAAGAAGATTCCCGGTCCAAGTGCACAACATACCGGTTATTAGGATGGTAAAGGGCTTGCAAGGTTCGCTTCAACATGTTCCCATCTCCAGCAGAGCCAGAGATTAGGTAAGCAAATCGAGGAGGAGGAGGAAGATTGGACACAGGAATTGGCTGAAGCTTAGGCTCAACGAATCTAGAACTAAAAGTAGAGAAGGAGCGATACAAAGGGAATAATGGGGTACCATCAGG
The Hevea brasiliensis isolate MT/VB/25A 57/8 chromosome 15, ASM3005281v1, whole genome shotgun sequence genome window above contains:
- the LOC110663591 gene encoding beta-glucuronosyltransferase GlcAT14B → MKRLKNYYMHLRHHQAMERKWIFPLAIGSIVSLFLLFLTTLTFPDGTPLFPLYRSFSTFSSRFVEPKLQPIPVSNLPPPPRFAYLISGSAGDGNMLKRTLQALYHPNNRYVVHLDRESSSEERLDLNNYVRNHPVFIKFGNVQMITKANLVTYRGPTMVANTLHAAAILLREGGDWDWFINLSASDYPLVTQDDLLHTFSYLPRDLNFIDHTSNIGWKEFQRAKPIIVDPGLYMTKKADVFWVTQRRSVPTAFKLFTGSAWMALSRPFVDYTIWGWDNLPRVVLMYYANFISSPEGYFHTVICNAQEFRNTTVNSDLHFISWDNPPKQHPHHLNLADMQKMVDSNAPFARKFRRDDPVLDKIDSELLSRGPDMFTPGGWCIGSRENGTDPCSTVGNTTVLRPGPGAKRLENLISTLLSKEKFRTRQCK